The following proteins are co-located in the Triticum aestivum cultivar Chinese Spring chromosome 1A, IWGSC CS RefSeq v2.1, whole genome shotgun sequence genome:
- the LOC123183584 gene encoding uncharacterized protein, protein MAAAAAAIAARLGACGRALLLRTPLPRLAQYRTCTPEQMRAAAARAAQINKTKEQLFDMVHGHVSSAHDVPHKTDRRYLLLMQLLSSQIKPRPKDPVWRVCRRTERCNTFFKFLGVGTSGILGVIGIHALLTRVVPQPKKLVADWWNNVTS, encoded by the exons atggcggcggcggcggcggctattgcGGCGAGGCTCGGCGCCTGCGGCCGGGCGCTGCTCCTGCGAACGCCTTTGCCCCGCCTCGCCCAGTACAGGACATGCACGCCGGAGCAGATGAGAGCCGCCGCAGCCCGCGCCGCGCAAATCAACAAGACCAAGGAGCAGCTCTTCGACATGGTCCATGGCCATGTTAGCAGCGCCCACGATGTCCCCCACAAGACGGACCGGCGCTACCTGCTGCTCATGCAGCTACTCTCCTCACAGATCAAGCCTAGACCCAAGGACCCTGTCTG GCGTGTCTGCCGACGTACCGAAAGATGCAATACTTTCTTCAAATTTCTGGGGGTGGGTACTTCTGGCATTTTGGGCGTAATTGGCATCCACGCCTTGCTCACACGAGTAGTCCCGCAACCAAAGAAGTTGGTTGCTGACTGGTGGAATAACGTTACCAGCTGA